One window from the genome of Candidatus Manganitrophaceae bacterium encodes:
- a CDS encoding isoaspartyl peptidase/L-asparaginase, whose protein sequence is MKQRRHAPILLIHGGCGSTPPTGLQLKTVHAALDRGYRLLQKGAAALDAVEAAIVLLEKSGRFNAGKGSKRQMDGVARMDASIMDGKNLAAGAVAAMEKILTPIRAARKVMEETPHVLLIGESAERLARLFKLPLLPPSHTATKPPSTETGPGRWETLFHRLQEKRKVEEGGTVGAAARDQSGDLAAGTSTGGIRFMLPGRVGDSPLIGAGTYADNGAGAVSMTGIGEAIIRAGLAREISLRMEAGASPEAAGATALRRMQSRTDGEAGAIILSAEGSFALLHTTGYMPGGYRSGRRRKVAGRFQQVSGG, encoded by the coding sequence ATGAAGCAGCGCAGACATGCCCCTATTTTATTGATCCACGGTGGGTGCGGATCGACCCCGCCGACCGGGCTTCAACTGAAAACCGTTCACGCGGCGCTCGATCGGGGATACCGTTTGCTTCAGAAAGGAGCCGCGGCACTCGATGCAGTCGAGGCGGCGATCGTTCTATTGGAAAAGAGCGGCCGGTTCAACGCAGGAAAGGGCTCGAAGCGCCAGATGGACGGGGTCGCCCGGATGGATGCGTCTATCATGGATGGAAAGAACCTTGCGGCCGGCGCCGTGGCGGCGATGGAGAAGATCCTCACCCCGATCCGGGCCGCCCGGAAGGTGATGGAAGAAACGCCGCATGTTCTCCTCATCGGAGAATCGGCCGAGCGGCTCGCCCGTCTCTTCAAACTCCCCCTCCTTCCTCCCTCACACACGGCGACCAAACCCCCTTCAACCGAAACCGGACCGGGTCGGTGGGAGACCCTTTTTCACCGGCTCCAAGAAAAAAGGAAGGTTGAAGAGGGAGGGACGGTCGGAGCAGCGGCACGGGATCAATCGGGGGATCTTGCGGCGGGAACGTCGACCGGCGGGATTCGTTTCATGCTTCCGGGCCGGGTCGGCGACAGCCCCTTGATCGGGGCCGGGACCTATGCCGACAACGGCGCCGGGGCTGTCTCAATGACCGGGATCGGCGAGGCGATCATCCGAGCCGGCCTGGCGAGAGAGATCTCGCTGCGAATGGAGGCGGGCGCTTCTCCCGAAGCGGCGGGGGCGACCGCACTGCGGCGGATGCAGAGCCGGACCGACGGGGAAGCGGGGGCAATCATTCTCTCGGCCGAAGGGAGCTTTGCCCTCCTTCACACGACCGGCTACATGCCGGGAGGGTATCGATCGGGGCGGCGTCGGAAGGTGGCGGGACGATTTCAACAGGTCTCAGGAGGGTAA
- a CDS encoding ATP-dependent DNA helicase: MSACQKLFRPGGLLATLLKNYEYREGQMEMAGAVTDALERQTTLLVEAPTGTGKTWAYLIPAALSGKRVVISTGTKTLQDQLFKKDLPLLAQSLPHRFTYSLMKGKANYLCLHRFGQFIEQPTLPHVEIGSDFERLRDWSTQTATGDRAELTEIAEGAPIWQEVSVQGEACLGSGCPTYDRCYITRMKQEAAGSDLIIVNHHLFFADLALREHSYGEVLPRYDAVIFDEAHLLEEIATNYFGVSISSYRLEDFIRDLEREVRFSQQSKTECLDQARRVLIASNRFFHLFRRGEERYRLTRAFFSREAIAAGQGLLSSLDLLRQQINALPVKSSGSTHLAERIETLSGDLHLFLSEEANEFTLWGESRRLGVSLYASPLNISDLLREKLFEKEIPIILTSATLSSGHSGREVDSEPDGFTFVKERLGIDAADGAILPSPFNFEKQALLYLPTQLPNPSSPQFLPAISKEILRILEASEGRAFLLFTSWRNLEEVYRQIAGRVPYLLLKQGDQPKHALIETFRREVSSVLLGTTSFWQGVDVQGEALSCVVIDKLPFASPSDPLIAARIEALTDQGKDPFMAFQLPAAILSLRQGIGRLIRNRDDRGLIAILDTRLTRKEYGRHFLKTLPPCPRTDRFETVQAFFSDASNGSTERR, encoded by the coding sequence GTGTCAGCTTGTCAAAAGCTCTTCCGCCCCGGCGGACTCCTCGCCACCCTTTTGAAAAATTACGAATACCGCGAGGGGCAAATGGAAATGGCCGGCGCGGTGACCGACGCGCTGGAACGGCAGACCACCCTTCTGGTGGAGGCCCCGACCGGGACTGGCAAGACCTGGGCTTATCTGATCCCGGCGGCACTGAGCGGAAAGCGGGTCGTCATCTCCACCGGCACCAAGACCCTTCAAGACCAGCTTTTTAAGAAAGACCTTCCCCTTTTGGCCCAGTCGCTCCCGCACCGATTCACCTACAGTCTGATGAAAGGGAAAGCGAATTATCTCTGTCTTCACCGCTTCGGCCAATTTATCGAGCAGCCGACCCTCCCCCACGTGGAGATCGGATCGGACTTTGAGCGGCTTCGCGACTGGTCGACGCAGACAGCGACCGGCGATCGGGCCGAACTGACCGAAATCGCGGAGGGGGCACCGATCTGGCAGGAGGTCTCGGTGCAGGGGGAGGCCTGCCTCGGCAGCGGCTGCCCCACCTATGACCGCTGCTATATCACCCGGATGAAGCAAGAGGCGGCCGGCTCTGACCTGATCATCGTCAATCATCATCTCTTCTTCGCCGATCTCGCCCTCAGAGAGCATTCCTATGGAGAGGTTCTCCCCCGCTACGATGCGGTGATCTTCGACGAGGCCCACCTTTTAGAAGAGATCGCGACGAACTATTTCGGCGTCTCGATCAGTAGCTACCGCCTCGAAGATTTCATCCGCGATCTGGAGCGGGAGGTCCGCTTTTCCCAGCAGTCAAAGACCGAATGCCTCGATCAGGCGCGGCGGGTGTTGATCGCATCGAACCGTTTCTTTCATCTGTTTCGGCGGGGGGAGGAACGCTACCGCCTCACGCGTGCCTTCTTCTCTCGTGAGGCGATCGCCGCGGGACAGGGGCTCCTCTCCTCGCTCGATCTGCTTCGGCAGCAGATCAACGCCCTTCCGGTGAAGAGCAGCGGGAGCACCCATCTGGCCGAGCGGATTGAGACGCTCTCCGGCGACCTCCACCTCTTTCTCTCGGAAGAGGCCAATGAATTCACCCTCTGGGGAGAGAGCCGGCGACTGGGGGTCTCCTTGTATGCCTCTCCCCTGAATATCTCCGACCTGTTACGGGAGAAGCTCTTTGAGAAGGAGATCCCGATCATTCTCACTTCGGCCACCCTCTCTTCAGGCCATTCCGGAAGGGAAGTCGATTCCGAGCCGGACGGTTTTACTTTTGTCAAAGAACGGCTGGGAATCGATGCGGCCGACGGCGCGATCCTCCCCTCCCCTTTTAACTTCGAGAAACAGGCGCTTCTCTATCTTCCGACGCAGCTGCCGAATCCGTCGAGTCCCCAATTCCTCCCGGCGATTTCAAAAGAGATCCTTCGGATCCTTGAAGCCAGCGAGGGACGCGCGTTTCTCCTCTTTACCAGCTGGCGGAACCTCGAAGAGGTCTATCGTCAGATTGCAGGACGCGTTCCCTATCTCTTGCTGAAGCAAGGAGATCAGCCGAAACATGCGCTGATCGAGACCTTTCGACGGGAAGTGTCGTCGGTCCTTCTCGGCACCACCAGCTTTTGGCAAGGGGTTGATGTGCAGGGGGAGGCGCTCTCCTGCGTCGTCATCGACAAGCTTCCCTTCGCCTCTCCCTCCGATCCGCTCATTGCGGCGCGGATCGAGGCGCTGACCGATCAAGGGAAAGATCCGTTTATGGCCTTTCAGCTCCCCGCCGCCATCCTCTCGCTTCGGCAGGGGATCGGAAGATTGATCCGAAACCGCGACGACCGCGGCCTGATCGCCATTCTCGATACCCGTCTGACCCGAAAAGAGTACGGCCGGCACTTCTTAAAGACCCTTCCCCCCTGCCCGCGAACCGACCGCTTCGAGACGGTACAGGCCTTCTTCTCAGACGCGTCAAACGGGTCGACCGAGCGGCGCTGA
- a CDS encoding SPOR domain-containing protein, translating to MRDLKDLKREGEGASPKKKPPYLAIGVLALLVFLMLVFVFKRKGEAPAPPVTPPITQAVPAPKAPEEKVASTAEEAPAPDPGVKPGEMHFDSKTEPFPAGAPPAAPKQNESAGATPPAPTPKEDLTFFKTLKDKKEKSVALQPKKESLPKKQSEPMKTSLASHPTASPGGAYTVQVASFAEKKGAQTLAEKLKRKGYDAYVKATPLPQKGTWYRVRIGHYPSRVSAQKVADRIHGSEKLNFFITSD from the coding sequence ATGCGTGACTTGAAAGATTTAAAGAGAGAGGGCGAAGGGGCCAGCCCTAAGAAGAAGCCACCCTATCTGGCGATCGGCGTGTTGGCGCTGCTCGTCTTCCTGATGCTCGTCTTCGTCTTTAAAAGAAAGGGAGAGGCGCCCGCGCCGCCGGTGACCCCGCCGATCACCCAAGCCGTCCCGGCGCCGAAGGCGCCGGAGGAAAAGGTCGCTTCAACGGCAGAAGAGGCTCCGGCACCTGACCCAGGGGTGAAACCGGGCGAAATGCATTTTGATTCGAAAACCGAGCCGTTCCCCGCCGGCGCTCCGCCGGCCGCGCCGAAGCAGAACGAATCGGCGGGCGCCACCCCGCCGGCTCCGACTCCGAAAGAAGATTTAACTTTCTTCAAGACGCTGAAGGATAAAAAAGAAAAGAGCGTCGCCCTTCAACCGAAGAAGGAGAGCCTGCCGAAGAAGCAGAGTGAGCCGATGAAAACATCATTGGCGTCGCACCCGACGGCATCGCCGGGCGGCGCCTATACCGTCCAGGTTGCTTCGTTCGCCGAGAAAAAAGGGGCGCAGACGCTGGCAGAGAAGTTAAAGAGAAAAGGATATGACGCCTATGTAAAGGCGACCCCCCTTCCCCAGAAGGGGACCTGGTATCGGGTCCGGATTGGACACTATCCCAGCCGGGTCTCCGCTCAGAAGGTGGCCGACAGAATTCACGGTTCTGAAAAATTGAATTTCTTTATTACTTCGGATTAG
- the queA gene encoding tRNA preQ1(34) S-adenosylmethionine ribosyltransferase-isomerase QueA: MSLESEQRLATYDYSLDPSLIAAAPVASRDQSRLLVYHRKKETTEHRLFSALPEYLRPSDLLILNDTRVIPARLQVRKPSGGLIELLLLRPVSAGGVVWEAMVRGKVAVSTTLTLAGGGSARVARDLGEGRKEICFDLPEGYSDLNAYLERWGEMPLPPYIVKKRGGKGDPGDLTDDRARYQTVYARVPGSAAAPTAGLHFTEALLEEVRQKGIRIARVTLHIGTGTFQPMRGEQLSDHEMHREWFQIPAETAEAIAATRRAGGKVVAVGTTATRALESAARPDGIVEPGEGETVLFITPGYRFKVIDGLITNFHLPKSTLLVLVSAFAGCEPIRSVYEEAVRERYRFYSYGDAMLIM; encoded by the coding sequence ATTTCTTTAGAAAGCGAACAGCGTCTCGCGACGTACGACTATTCCCTCGATCCATCTTTGATCGCCGCGGCGCCGGTCGCCAGCCGCGATCAATCGCGTCTGCTCGTCTACCATCGGAAAAAAGAGACGACCGAGCACCGGCTTTTTTCGGCACTTCCGGAATATCTCCGCCCCTCGGATTTGTTGATCCTCAACGACACCCGCGTGATCCCGGCGCGCCTGCAGGTAAGGAAGCCCTCGGGTGGCCTGATCGAGCTGCTGCTGCTGCGTCCGGTGTCGGCCGGCGGCGTTGTGTGGGAAGCAATGGTCCGGGGGAAGGTCGCGGTGTCGACGACGCTGACGCTCGCGGGAGGGGGAAGCGCCCGGGTCGCGCGGGATCTCGGAGAGGGGCGCAAAGAGATCTGCTTTGATCTCCCGGAGGGGTATTCTGATCTGAATGCCTATCTGGAGCGATGGGGAGAGATGCCCCTTCCCCCCTATATCGTAAAGAAACGGGGAGGGAAAGGCGATCCCGGCGATCTAACCGACGACCGGGCGCGTTATCAAACCGTCTACGCGCGGGTTCCCGGATCGGCCGCCGCCCCGACCGCCGGACTTCATTTCACCGAAGCGCTCCTGGAAGAGGTTCGACAAAAAGGAATCCGCATTGCGAGGGTGACCTTACACATCGGCACCGGCACCTTTCAGCCGATGCGGGGAGAGCAGCTCTCCGATCATGAGATGCATCGCGAATGGTTTCAGATTCCTGCAGAGACAGCCGAGGCGATCGCCGCCACGCGTCGAGCCGGCGGCAAAGTCGTCGCCGTCGGCACCACGGCCACCCGTGCCCTGGAGAGCGCCGCCCGCCCCGACGGCATTGTCGAACCGGGAGAGGGAGAGACCGTGCTGTTCATCACGCCGGGATATCGTTTTAAGGTGATCGACGGCTTGATCACCAACTTTCACCTCCCGAAGTCGACCCTGCTCGTGCTGGTGTCGGCCTTTGCAGGATGCGAGCCGATCCGCTCGGTTTATGAAGAGGCCGTCCGAGAGCGTTACCGCTTCTACAGCTATGGCGATGCAATGTTGATTATGTAA
- a CDS encoding SpoIID/LytB domain-containing protein has translation MPLLLGFLFALFISTAASAGEIIRVALLEGTSQVLLTSSEGFFIKTPSGALLSSHPVTSAEIRIQKGLVVNRKESLESELLVFPRRGGKISVNRQLYDGLIRLKKKPEGLLVVNEVDLERYLQGVVPAEMPPDWAFEALKVQAVISRTYALYQREDRKGKDYDLVNSVLGQVYQGESAADRRAAHAIAETKGKVLTYEGALALTFFHSTSAGPTEDAAERWNIALPYLKGVSCPLDRDSPYHQWRRTVSLRDLEVALEKIGYPVGAIATVSPLQWSHAGRLLTVRILSSGGELVIKADDLRKALGYKILPSTHFTLDSFGKVIQISGMGYGHGVGLCQWGAKVMAESGLNFEEILIYYYPGVQLQSYEEIK, from the coding sequence ATGCCGCTGCTTCTTGGTTTCCTTTTTGCGCTCTTTATTTCAACCGCCGCGTCGGCGGGTGAGATCATCCGCGTCGCCCTCCTGGAAGGAACCTCCCAAGTCCTCTTGACCTCCAGCGAAGGCTTTTTCATCAAGACCCCTTCCGGCGCGCTTCTCAGCTCCCATCCGGTCACCTCCGCCGAGATCCGGATTCAGAAGGGCCTGGTGGTCAACCGAAAAGAGAGCCTGGAGAGCGAGCTGCTCGTCTTTCCAAGACGCGGGGGTAAAATCTCCGTCAACCGGCAGCTTTATGATGGACTGATCCGGCTGAAGAAAAAACCGGAAGGGCTCCTCGTGGTCAACGAGGTCGATCTGGAGCGATACTTACAGGGGGTCGTTCCGGCGGAGATGCCCCCCGACTGGGCATTCGAAGCGCTCAAGGTCCAGGCGGTGATCTCGCGGACGTATGCTCTCTACCAGAGAGAAGATCGCAAAGGAAAAGATTACGATCTCGTCAATTCCGTTTTGGGGCAGGTCTACCAAGGGGAGTCGGCGGCCGATCGCCGCGCGGCGCATGCCATTGCGGAGACCAAGGGAAAGGTGCTCACTTATGAAGGAGCGTTGGCACTCACCTTCTTTCACTCCACTTCGGCCGGCCCGACCGAAGATGCCGCCGAGCGCTGGAACATCGCGCTCCCCTACCTCAAAGGGGTCAGCTGCCCGCTCGACCGTGATTCCCCTTACCATCAGTGGCGACGGACCGTCTCGCTTCGGGATCTCGAAGTGGCGCTCGAAAAAATCGGCTATCCGGTCGGCGCCATCGCCACCGTCTCGCCGCTTCAGTGGAGCCACGCCGGACGCCTCCTGACCGTCCGGATCCTCTCTTCCGGCGGAGAGCTGGTTATCAAAGCCGATGACCTCCGAAAAGCCCTCGGGTATAAGATCCTTCCGAGCACCCATTTCACCCTCGATTCGTTCGGCAAGGTGATTCAAATCAGCGGAATGGGTTACGGACACGGGGTCGGCCTTTGTCAGTGGGGGGCCAAAGTGATGGCTGAAAGCGGGTTGAATTTTGAAGAGATTCTGATATATTACTACCCAGGCGTTCAGCTCCAATCTTACGAGGAAATAAAATAA
- a CDS encoding DUF2905 domain-containing protein — protein sequence MADLGRILIFFGIFLALVGGGVLLAGKIPGLGRLPGDILIQRKNFTFYFPIATSILLSVVLSLIFWLLSKR from the coding sequence ATGGCAGACCTCGGTCGCATTCTCATCTTTTTCGGCATCTTCCTTGCCCTCGTCGGCGGGGGGGTGCTCCTCGCCGGCAAGATCCCCGGACTCGGCCGGCTCCCCGGCGACATTCTGATCCAACGCAAAAACTTCACCTTCTATTTTCCGATCGCCACCAGCATCCTTCTCAGCGTCGTCCTCTCACTCATCTTCTGGCTATTGAGCAAACGGTAA
- the nadA gene encoding quinolinate synthase NadA: MSMITTEKRLISKIERLKRERQAIVLAHNYQVGEIQDVADFLGDSLELSQKAAQTDAKVIVFCGVHFMAETAAVLCPNQTVLLPDLNAGCGMSEMITAEEVRALKAKHPGAVVVCYVNSSAEVKAESDICCTSSNAVKVVQSIPEEQEVIFIPDQYLGAHVERQTGRKLILYNGYCPTHFRIMTSEIEEAKAAHPDALVLAHPECTPQVSALADQVLSTSGICTESRKLDRQEVIVATEIGILHRLQKENPDKEFIPACRWCDCAHMKVNNLEKLLWSLEEMQFPVTVPPAVAARAKQAIDRMLEISKVR, from the coding sequence ATGTCGATGATCACTACCGAGAAACGGCTCATTTCCAAGATCGAGCGCCTCAAAAGGGAGCGCCAGGCGATCGTCCTTGCCCACAATTATCAGGTGGGGGAGATTCAGGATGTCGCCGATTTTCTGGGTGATTCGCTCGAGCTGTCGCAGAAAGCGGCGCAGACCGATGCGAAGGTCATCGTCTTTTGCGGCGTCCACTTCATGGCCGAGACGGCAGCCGTCCTTTGTCCGAACCAGACGGTCCTCCTCCCCGACCTAAATGCCGGCTGCGGGATGTCGGAGATGATTACGGCCGAAGAGGTCCGGGCGCTGAAGGCGAAACATCCCGGCGCGGTGGTCGTCTGCTATGTCAACTCCTCCGCCGAGGTGAAGGCCGAATCGGACATCTGCTGCACCTCGTCTAATGCGGTCAAAGTGGTTCAGTCGATCCCGGAAGAGCAGGAGGTGATCTTTATACCCGATCAATATCTGGGGGCGCACGTCGAGCGGCAGACCGGACGCAAGCTGATTTTGTATAACGGCTACTGCCCGACCCATTTTCGGATTATGACCTCGGAGATTGAGGAGGCCAAGGCGGCCCATCCCGATGCCTTGGTCCTCGCCCACCCCGAGTGCACGCCGCAGGTCAGCGCGCTGGCCGACCAGGTTCTCTCTACCAGCGGCATCTGCACCGAGTCGAGGAAGCTCGACCGGCAGGAGGTGATCGTCGCCACCGAAATCGGCATTCTCCACCGCCTCCAGAAGGAGAATCCCGACAAGGAATTTATTCCGGCCTGCCGGTGGTGCGACTGCGCCCACATGAAGGTCAATAACCTCGAGAAGCTCCTCTGGTCGCTGGAGGAGATGCAGTTTCCGGTCACCGTTCCCCCGGCCGTCGCGGCGCGCGCAAAGCAGGCGATCGATCGGATGCTGGAGATCAGCAAGGTCCGATAA
- a CDS encoding aspartate-semialdehyde dehydrogenase has product MALQRKEAYRVAVMGATGVVGQEMVEILEERKFPIEQLQLFASERSAGTTISFRGKEIVVQKLTEAVFDGIDIVLGATSSELAKKFSPYAVKAGAVVIDNSSAFRMEPAVPLVVPEVNGQALAHHKGIIANPNCSTAQLVMALKPLHDAARIKRVVVTTYQSVSGTGKEAMDELMEQTRALLTFQEAECKVYPQQIAFNCIVNWDADPATGYTEEETKIINETRKILGDTSIQVTATTTRVPVFRSHCEAVNIETEKKLLPNEARALLAEFPGVVVMDDPGRKLYPTPLDVAGQDGVYVGRIREDRSIPNGLNLWVVGDNLRKGAALNAVQIAEALIK; this is encoded by the coding sequence ATGGCGCTTCAGAGGAAAGAGGCCTATCGCGTCGCCGTCATGGGGGCGACCGGCGTGGTCGGACAGGAGATGGTGGAAATTCTGGAGGAGCGGAAGTTCCCGATTGAGCAGCTGCAGCTCTTTGCGTCGGAGCGGTCGGCCGGAACGACGATCTCTTTTCGCGGGAAAGAGATCGTCGTTCAGAAATTGACCGAAGCGGTCTTCGACGGCATCGATATCGTCCTCGGCGCCACCAGCAGCGAATTGGCAAAAAAATTCAGCCCCTATGCGGTCAAAGCCGGCGCGGTCGTCATCGACAATTCCAGCGCCTTCAGGATGGAGCCGGCGGTTCCGCTCGTCGTCCCCGAGGTGAACGGACAGGCCCTCGCCCACCACAAAGGGATCATCGCCAACCCGAACTGCTCGACCGCCCAGCTCGTCATGGCATTGAAGCCGCTGCACGACGCCGCCCGGATCAAGCGGGTCGTCGTCACCACCTATCAATCGGTCTCCGGCACCGGCAAAGAAGCAATGGACGAGTTGATGGAACAGACCCGGGCGCTCCTCACCTTCCAAGAGGCCGAATGCAAGGTCTATCCCCAGCAGATCGCCTTTAATTGCATCGTTAATTGGGACGCCGATCCGGCCACCGGGTACACCGAAGAAGAGACCAAGATCATCAACGAGACGAGAAAGATCCTCGGCGATACCTCCATCCAGGTGACCGCCACCACCACGCGCGTGCCGGTCTTCCGGTCGCATTGCGAGGCGGTGAACATCGAGACCGAGAAGAAGCTGTTGCCGAATGAGGCGCGGGCGCTCCTTGCGGAGTTTCCCGGCGTCGTCGTGATGGATGACCCGGGCCGCAAGCTCTATCCGACGCCGCTCGACGTCGCCGGCCAAGACGGCGTCTACGTCGGCCGAATCCGGGAAGACCGCTCCATCCCGAATGGGCTGAATCTCTGGGTCGTGGGAGACAACCTGCGGAAAGGGGCGGCGCTCAATGCAGTGCAGATTGCCGAGGCGCTGATCAAATAA
- the leuB gene encoding 3-isopropylmalate dehydrogenase produces MTKTYQIAVLPGDGIGQEIVPQAVAVLEAVGKNFGHQFKFQNAIVGGSAIDRFGQPLPEETLRLALEADAVLLGAVGGPKWEGLDYAIRPERALLGLREKLGLYANLRPAKLFPMLADASTLKREVIEGIDLMVVRELTGGIYFGKPRGVEKYEGGERGINTEVYTTPEIVRIAKVAFEVARKRRKKVASIDKANVLEATELWRKVVIETHKSYSDVALSHMYVDNCAMQLIRNPKQFDVIVTTNLFGDILSDEAAMLTGSIGMLPSASMGERTDGKGGLRGMYEPIHGSAPDIAGKDIANPIATILSAAMMLQYSFGLLKEAAAIEAAVLRVLEQGYRTADIYAEGTPGTQKIGTREMGRQVLEALK; encoded by the coding sequence ATGACAAAAACGTATCAGATTGCCGTCCTTCCGGGCGACGGAATCGGCCAGGAGATCGTTCCCCAAGCGGTCGCCGTCTTGGAGGCGGTCGGGAAAAATTTTGGGCATCAATTCAAATTTCAAAATGCGATCGTCGGCGGATCGGCGATTGACCGGTTCGGCCAGCCCCTTCCCGAGGAGACGTTGCGCCTCGCGTTGGAGGCCGATGCGGTCTTGCTCGGCGCCGTCGGCGGGCCGAAGTGGGAGGGACTCGATTATGCGATCCGCCCCGAGCGGGCGCTCTTGGGGCTGCGCGAAAAGCTGGGGCTCTATGCCAACCTCCGGCCGGCGAAGCTCTTTCCGATGCTCGCCGATGCCTCCACCCTCAAGCGGGAGGTCATCGAGGGGATCGATCTGATGGTCGTCCGCGAGTTGACCGGCGGCATCTACTTCGGCAAGCCGCGCGGGGTCGAGAAATACGAAGGGGGCGAGCGGGGGATCAATACCGAGGTCTACACCACGCCGGAGATCGTTCGGATCGCAAAGGTCGCTTTTGAGGTCGCACGCAAGCGCCGAAAGAAGGTCGCCTCGATCGACAAGGCAAACGTCCTAGAGGCGACGGAGCTCTGGCGGAAAGTGGTGATTGAAACGCACAAAAGCTATTCCGACGTCGCGCTCAGCCACATGTATGTCGACAACTGCGCGATGCAGCTGATCCGCAACCCGAAGCAATTTGATGTCATTGTGACGACGAACCTCTTCGGCGATATCCTCTCCGACGAGGCGGCCATGCTCACCGGATCGATCGGGATGCTCCCTTCGGCGAGCATGGGAGAGCGAACCGACGGCAAGGGGGGATTGCGGGGAATGTATGAGCCGATCCATGGAAGCGCCCCCGACATCGCCGGGAAAGACATCGCGAACCCGATTGCGACCATTCTTTCCGCCGCCATGATGCTGCAGTACTCTTTTGGTCTTTTAAAGGAGGCGGCCGCCATTGAAGCGGCGGTGCTGCGCGTCCTGGAGCAGGGATATCGGACGGCCGACATTTATGCCGAGGGGACGCCGGGGACCCAAAAGATCGGGACCCGGGAGATGGGTCGGCAGGTTCTGGAAGCATTGAAATAG
- a CDS encoding 2-isopropylmalate synthase codes for MARMIQIFDTTLRDGEQSPGASMNVEEKVLIAKQLARLGVDIIEAGFAYSSPGDFEAIRKIAGEIEGPTICSLARAKAADIDSAWEALKGGAKVRIHTFISTSDIHLQHQFRLTRDEALKRAVEMVSRARGYVEDVEFSPMDATRSDETYLCEVLEAVIAAGAKTVNIPDTVGYTVPQEFGRLIETIRKRVPNIDQAVISVHCHNDLGLAVSNSLSAVLAGAGQVECTINGIGERAGNASLEEIVMGLRTRKDLFSADTKITTEEITKTSRLISKITGMLVQPNKAIVGANAFAHESGIHQDGLLKEKMTYEIMRPESVGAGKTHMVLGKHSGRHAFKKKLEEMGYQPSETELNQAFERLKRLSDQKKEIFEEDLETIISEEMDRPSESYRLLSIHVESGSDVTPTATVEMTLGETAQKQVGKGDGPVDAAYRTIAAITQTKSRLLAYNVKGITGGTDALGEVTVSVEENGKTVTGHGADTDIIVASAKAYLNALNKLAARAARDGKEPKVGLI; via the coding sequence ATGGCCAGGATGATTCAGATTTTCGACACAACCCTTCGCGACGGGGAACAATCCCCCGGCGCCAGCATGAACGTGGAAGAGAAGGTCTTGATCGCAAAACAGCTGGCGCGCCTCGGGGTCGACATCATCGAAGCCGGCTTCGCCTACAGCTCTCCGGGTGATTTTGAGGCAATCCGGAAGATCGCCGGCGAGATTGAAGGGCCGACCATCTGCAGCCTCGCCCGCGCCAAAGCGGCCGACATTGACAGCGCGTGGGAGGCGTTGAAGGGGGGGGCCAAGGTTCGGATACACACCTTCATCTCCACCTCCGACATTCACCTTCAGCATCAATTCCGCCTCACCCGGGACGAAGCGCTCAAGCGGGCGGTCGAGATGGTGTCACGGGCACGCGGCTATGTGGAAGATGTCGAATTCTCCCCGATGGATGCCACCCGGTCGGATGAGACCTACCTCTGCGAGGTCTTGGAAGCAGTCATTGCAGCGGGGGCCAAGACGGTGAACATCCCCGACACCGTCGGCTATACGGTCCCGCAAGAATTCGGACGGCTGATTGAGACGATTCGGAAACGGGTGCCTAATATTGATCAAGCGGTTATCTCGGTCCACTGTCACAACGATCTCGGGCTGGCCGTCTCGAACTCCTTGAGTGCGGTCTTGGCCGGGGCTGGTCAGGTGGAGTGTACCATCAACGGCATCGGTGAGCGTGCTGGAAACGCCTCGTTGGAAGAGATCGTGATGGGGCTGCGGACCCGAAAAGACCTCTTCAGCGCTGACACGAAGATCACCACCGAGGAGATCACCAAAACGAGCCGCTTGATCAGCAAAATCACCGGGATGCTCGTCCAGCCGAACAAAGCGATCGTCGGCGCCAACGCCTTCGCCCACGAGTCGGGAATCCATCAAGATGGGCTTCTCAAAGAGAAGATGACCTACGAGATCATGCGTCCCGAATCGGTCGGCGCGGGGAAGACCCACATGGTCCTCGGAAAACACTCCGGCCGCCATGCATTCAAGAAGAAGCTCGAGGAGATGGGTTATCAGCCGAGCGAAACGGAGCTCAACCAAGCCTTCGAGCGGCTCAAGCGCCTCTCCGATCAAAAGAAAGAAATCTTTGAGGAAGATCTCGAAACCATCATCTCAGAGGAGATGGATCGGCCCTCCGAAAGTTATCGCCTCCTCTCGATCCATGTGGAGAGCGGAAGCGATGTGACACCGACCGCCACGGTCGAAATGACCCTCGGCGAGACGGCTCAGAAGCAGGTCGGCAAAGGGGATGGCCCGGTCGACGCCGCCTATCGCACCATTGCGGCGATCACGCAGACGAAGAGCCGGCTCCTGGCCTACAACGTCAAGGGGATCACCGGCGGGACCGATGCGCTCGGCGAGGTCACCGTTTCGGTCGAGGAGAATGGCAAAACGGTCACCGGCCACGGCGCCGACACCGACATCATCGTTGCTTCGGCCAAAGCCTATCTGAATGCATTGAATAAACTCGCCGCGCGGGCCGCGCGCGATGGGAAGGAGCCGAAGGTCGGTTTGATCTAG